A single window of Nocardioides baekrokdamisoli DNA harbors:
- a CDS encoding ABC transporter ATP-binding protein, producing MGVDIKIEHLTKKFGSQLIWGDVSLTLPAGEICVMLGPSGTGKSVLLKTIIGLLKPDQGSVVIEGVDIASCSEKDLYEIRKLFGVLFQDGAMFGSMNLYDNVAFPLREHTRKSESDIKKIVMEKMEMVGLIGAEYKLPGEISGGMRKRAGLARALVLDPEILLIDEPDSGLDPVRTSFINQLFVDLNAQTDATFLIVTHDIHSVRVVPDQIGLLYHKHLAMFGHREKLLSSDEPVVRQFLNAQTVGPIGMSEEKDADELAAEKDMELPPLPPIALQLEPSNGIPRKRQRPPGEWCRENGVVPPPGSFTADAEHGVASAGVATAEATAVAGVPPIQ from the coding sequence ATGGGTGTTGATATCAAGATCGAGCATTTGACGAAGAAGTTCGGCAGCCAGCTCATCTGGGGTGACGTCTCCCTGACCCTTCCCGCCGGCGAGATCTGCGTCATGCTCGGCCCGTCGGGTACTGGTAAGTCGGTCCTCCTCAAGACGATCATCGGCCTTCTCAAGCCGGATCAGGGCTCGGTTGTCATTGAGGGCGTCGACATCGCCTCCTGTTCGGAGAAGGACCTCTACGAGATCCGCAAGTTGTTCGGCGTCCTCTTCCAGGACGGCGCCATGTTCGGTTCCATGAACCTGTACGACAACGTCGCCTTCCCGCTGCGCGAGCACACCCGTAAGTCCGAGTCGGACATCAAGAAGATCGTCATGGAGAAGATGGAGATGGTCGGCCTCATCGGGGCCGAGTACAAGCTCCCCGGCGAGATTTCGGGTGGCATGCGCAAGCGTGCCGGGCTGGCGCGTGCGCTGGTCCTGGACCCGGAGATCCTCCTCATCGACGAGCCGGACTCGGGCCTTGACCCGGTGCGTACGTCGTTCATCAACCAGTTGTTCGTCGACCTGAACGCGCAGACTGACGCGACCTTCCTGATCGTGACCCACGACATCCATTCGGTGCGTGTCGTTCCGGACCAGATCGGTCTGCTGTATCACAAGCACCTCGCCATGTTCGGCCACCGGGAGAAGCTGCTCTCCTCGGACGAGCCGGTGGTGCGTCAGTTCCTCAACGCCCAGACCGTCGGCCCGATCGGCATGTCGGAGGAGAAGGACGCCGACGAGCTTGCCGCCGAGAAGGACATGGAGCTGCCGCCGCTGCCGCCGATCGCTCTGCAGCTGGAGCCGTCCAACGGCATCCCGCGCAAGCGTCAGCGCCCGCCGGGCGAGTGGTGCCGCGAGAACGGCGTCGTCCCGCCGCCGGGATCCTTCACGGCGGACGCTGAGCACGGTGTTGCCAGCGCTGGGGTCGCGACTGCGGAAGCCACCGCGGTCGCCGGGGTCCCGCCGATCCAGTGA
- a CDS encoding MlaE family ABC transporter permease → MSNVLSGRALRPIGTAGKLFAFGLDVGRGLFKRPFQFREFIQQGWFIASVTIVPTALVAIPFGAVIALQVGGLIKQFGAQSFTGSASVLAVVREAGPIATALLIAGAGGSAIAADLGARKIREELDAMMTLGIDPIQRLVVPRVLACMLVAVFLNGLVSVVGVAGGYVFNVILQHGTPGAYLASFTALAQEADVVQGMAKALIFGLIAAIVASYKGMNAGGGPKGVGDAVNESVVITFLLLFLVNFVMSAIYFQLVPSKTG, encoded by the coding sequence GTGAGCAACGTCCTTTCGGGGCGCGCGCTTCGGCCGATCGGTACGGCCGGCAAGCTTTTCGCGTTCGGCCTTGATGTCGGCCGCGGACTTTTCAAGCGCCCATTTCAGTTCCGCGAATTCATCCAGCAGGGCTGGTTCATCGCGTCGGTCACGATCGTGCCGACCGCGTTGGTCGCCATCCCGTTCGGCGCGGTCATCGCCCTCCAGGTCGGTGGCCTGATCAAGCAGTTCGGCGCGCAGTCCTTCACAGGTTCTGCGAGCGTTCTCGCGGTCGTCCGTGAAGCCGGTCCGATCGCCACAGCCCTGCTGATCGCCGGTGCCGGTGGTTCCGCCATCGCGGCAGACCTCGGGGCCCGCAAGATCCGTGAAGAGCTCGACGCGATGATGACGCTCGGTATCGATCCGATCCAGCGTCTCGTCGTGCCGCGCGTGCTCGCCTGCATGCTCGTCGCGGTGTTCCTCAACGGTCTCGTCAGCGTCGTCGGTGTGGCCGGTGGGTACGTCTTCAACGTGATCCTGCAACACGGGACACCAGGTGCCTATCTGGCCAGTTTCACGGCCCTCGCCCAGGAGGCCGACGTCGTCCAAGGCATGGCCAAGGCGTTGATCTTCGGGTTGATCGCTGCCATCGTCGCGTCGTACAAGGGTATGAATGCCGGCGGCGGTCCGAAGGGCGTCGGCGATGCCGTCAACGAATCAGTCGTCATCACGTTCCTGTTGCTCTTCCTGGTCAACTTCGTGATGAGCGCCATCTACTTCCAGCTCGTCCCGAGCAAGACGGGGTGA
- the rplJ gene encoding 50S ribosomal protein L10 — translation MARADKQAAVAEIADEFSSSAGAVLTEYRGLTVKELKALRRSLGENANYAVVKNTLAAIAAKNAGFEGLDDLLTGPTAIAFIKGDVVEAAKGLRDFAKANPNLVIKGGYLDGKALDAKEVGKLADLESRDVLLAKMAGAMVASLSQALYVLNALPSKTAQLAAALEQKAAQDPTILAGGAGAPVAAEEAPVEAAAETEATEEAPAAEATEETTEG, via the coding sequence ATGGCGCGGGCAGACAAGCAGGCCGCCGTAGCGGAGATCGCTGACGAGTTCAGCTCCTCCGCTGGTGCTGTGCTGACCGAGTACCGCGGTCTCACCGTGAAGGAGCTGAAGGCACTCCGACGCTCCCTCGGCGAGAACGCCAACTATGCCGTGGTCAAGAACACGCTGGCCGCGATCGCAGCGAAGAACGCTGGGTTCGAAGGTCTGGATGACCTCCTGACCGGTCCGACCGCCATTGCCTTCATCAAGGGTGATGTCGTCGAGGCCGCCAAGGGTCTGCGTGACTTTGCCAAGGCAAACCCCAACCTTGTGATCAAGGGTGGATACCTGGACGGCAAGGCTCTGGACGCGAAGGAAGTCGGCAAGCTTGCCGACCTCGAGTCGCGCGACGTGCTCCTTGCGAAGATGGCCGGCGCGATGGTTGCGTCGCTGTCCCAGGCGCTGTACGTCCTCAACGCCCTCCCCTCGAAGACCGCGCAGCTTGCTGCCGCTCTCGAGCAGAAGGCCGCGCAGGACCCCACGATCCTCGCAGGTGGTGCCGGTGCTCCGGTTGCCGCCGAGGAGGCTCCGGTCGAGGCTGCCGCCGAGACCGAAGCGACCGAGGAGGCTCCCGCTGCGGAGGCCACCGAGGAGACCACGGAAGGCTGA
- the rplA gene encoding 50S ribosomal protein L1, with product MQRSKTYRAAQDTFDKNETYAPLAAIKIAKASSKKKFDETVDVVMRLGVDPRKADQMVRGTVSLPHGTGKTVRVLVFANAEKADAAREAGADFVGGEELIDKVAGGWLDFDAVVATPDLMGKVGKVARVLGPRGLMPNPKTGTVTPDVAKAVTDIKGGKIEFRVDRHANLHFIIGKASFSETALAENYAAALEEVLRLKPSASKGRYVKKVTVSTTMGPGVQVDPNRTRNVAADDDQA from the coding sequence GACCTACCGCGCGGCGCAGGACACGTTCGACAAGAACGAGACCTACGCCCCGCTGGCCGCGATCAAGATCGCCAAGGCTTCCAGCAAGAAGAAGTTCGACGAGACCGTGGACGTCGTCATGCGTCTCGGCGTCGACCCGCGCAAGGCGGACCAGATGGTGCGCGGCACCGTCTCGCTCCCGCACGGCACCGGCAAGACCGTACGCGTCCTCGTCTTCGCGAACGCGGAGAAGGCCGACGCCGCCCGTGAGGCCGGCGCCGACTTCGTCGGTGGCGAGGAGCTCATCGACAAGGTGGCCGGCGGATGGCTCGACTTCGACGCCGTCGTTGCCACCCCGGACCTGATGGGCAAGGTCGGCAAGGTCGCCCGTGTCCTCGGCCCGCGTGGTCTGATGCCGAACCCGAAGACCGGCACGGTCACCCCGGACGTGGCGAAGGCTGTCACGGACATCAAGGGCGGCAAGATCGAGTTCCGCGTCGACCGTCACGCGAACCTGCACTTCATCATCGGCAAGGCCTCCTTCTCGGAGACCGCGCTGGCGGAGAACTACGCAGCCGCCCTCGAAGAGGTGCTTCGTCTGAAGCCTTCGGCGTCCAAGGGTCGCTACGTCAAGAAGGTCACCGTCTCCACGACGATGGGCCCGGGCGTTCAGGTTGACCCGAACCGCACCCGCAACGTCGCGGCTGACGACGACCAGGCCTGA
- the rplL gene encoding 50S ribosomal protein L7/L12, with translation MAKLSTDELLDAFKELTLIELSEFVKAFEETFGVTAAAPVAVAAAPAAGGAAGGEEAAAQDEFDVVLEAAGDKKINVIKEVRALTNLGLKEAKDLVEAAPKVILEKATKEAAEKAKEQLEGAGATVVLK, from the coding sequence ATGGCGAAGCTCAGCACTGACGAGCTGCTCGACGCGTTCAAGGAGCTCACCCTGATCGAGCTCTCCGAGTTCGTGAAGGCCTTCGAAGAGACCTTCGGCGTGACCGCCGCTGCTCCGGTCGCCGTTGCCGCGGCCCCGGCCGCCGGTGGCGCTGCTGGTGGCGAAGAGGCCGCTGCTCAGGACGAGTTCGACGTCGTCCTCGAGGCCGCTGGTGACAAGAAGATCAACGTCATCAAGGAGGTGCGCGCGCTCACCAACCTCGGCCTGAAGGAGGCCAAGGACCTGGTTGAGGCCGCCCCGAAGGTCATCCTCGAGAAGGCCACCAAGGAGGCCGCCGAGAAGGCCAAGGAGCAGCTCGAGGGCGCCGGCGCCACCGTCGTTCTCAAGTGA